The proteins below come from a single Lates calcarifer isolate ASB-BC8 linkage group LG11, TLL_Latcal_v3, whole genome shotgun sequence genomic window:
- the LOC108902620 gene encoding uncharacterized protein LOC108902620 has translation MNIPAPCLRISLNRLPALLLFSPSTRSVSFDKMSFVISIVAVLMITSCVSPLEYSQRNVSCHDIKTHNGFKFSHECSTALEISAYHNETAIATVKNDIFKHLPAVIHMDSTSVVTKECRDLKLICIIRNGDKVKEIVQILKTTEENPDEPYVPWSTIICLTLGGVIGITAVLSCCYISWKKEMKNQQGPATPSGFLRYLVTCCFLRKGISQGPFCPETRETRNHAGSETQEDTNGDLRIQPRDISLIERSSAIESHQSGENEQDGTLEAVCVPSIDSKTDGETPHTHSLDHNWNDEGIQPTKNGGISAPGDNRASHHRAKNRNLRDDPGGVNYNKRKDLVRIMEGHNGCVQFDCGPEVHKTEGQPLLVNRANIQASDKTGEAVSLVNKRDFDPDQVSRCSTVPDTDVESATKMKNDKMQKY, from the exons ATGAACATCCCCGCCCCTTGCTTACGCATTTCCCTGAACAGACTTCCTGCTTTGCTTCTATTCTCACCTTCCACACGAAGCGTGTCCTTCGATAAAATGAGTTTTGTAATATCTATTGTGGCTGTTTTGATGATAACATCCTGTGTTAGCCCACTGG aATATTCTCAGAGAAATGTTTCCTGCCATGACATCAAAACCCACAATGGTTTCAAGTTCTCACATGAATGCTCTACTGCACTGGAGATTTCAGCATATCACAATGAg ACTGCAATTGCCACTGTTAAGAATGACATTTTCAAGCATTTGCCAGCAGTGATACACATGGACAGCACCTCAGTTGTTACAAAAGAGTGCAGAGACCTGAAATTAATATGCATCATTCGTAAT GGTGACAAGGTAAAAGAGATCGTGCAGATTTTAAAAACCACTG AAGAGAATCCTGATGAACCATATGTACCATGGAGCACCATCA TCTGTTTAACACTCGGTGGGGTTATTGGGATCACTGCTGTGCTTTCTTGCTGTTATATTTcttggaaaaaagaaatgaa GAATCAGCAAGGACCAGCTACACCCTCTGGGTTTCTTAGATACCTAGTGACTTGCTGTTTTCTCAGAAAGGGGATTTCCCAGGGTCCATTCTGCCCAGAGACAAGAGAAACTAG AAACCATGCAGGAAGTGAAACCCAGGAAGACACAAATGGTGATTTGAGGATTCAACCACGTGATATTAG CCTGATTGAAAGATCCTCTGCCATTGAGTCACATCAAAGCGGTGAAAATGAGCAAGATGGCACTcttgaagctgtgtgtgttcccaG TATTGATTCAAAGACTGATGGCGAGACTCCTCATACCCATAGTCTGGACCACAACTGGAACGACGAGGGAATCCAGCCGACTAAAAA tggAGGCATAAGTGCTCCTGGTGATAACAGAGCCTCTCATCACCGAGCCAAGAACAG GAACTTGAGGGATGATCCAGGAGGAGTGAattacaacaaaagaaaagaccTTGTGCG GATCATGGAAGGGCACAATGGATGTGTTCAGTTTGACTGTGGTCCTGAGGTTCATAAGACAGAAGGGCAACCGCTGCTGGTGAATCG AGCTAACATCCAAGCATCCGACAAGACAGGTGAAGCCGTATCTTTGGTGAACAAGCGCGACTTTGACCCAGACCAGGTCAGCAGGTGTTCTACTGTACCA GACACTGACGTGGAGTCAGCAACCAAGATGAAGAAcgataaaatgcaaaaatactga